In the Bacteroidales bacterium genome, one interval contains:
- a CDS encoding aminotransferase class IV, protein MLSNSTEVVSFNYTLIPKSKFKTDYKGKSGVAYEVIRLVNGIPLFLDQHCNRLLNSLATVEPGFKPDKVRLEKSILELIWKNNFSNTNIRIDIFGENILIYGIQSYYPSEKDFEQGVRVTLTSLERKNPKEKIYRELWKKDVEQRIADAKVFELLLVNKQGLITEGSRSNVFFIRDNILFSPDESLILPGITRSEIMKVAKVLGLLVEHAKIDKANLLSFDAAFLCGTSIKILPIAEIDELSFNVNNTLLRKIQLAFNEHFEKEYRKSIKKWGK, encoded by the coding sequence ATGCTAAGTAATTCTACTGAAGTTGTCAGTTTCAACTATACTTTAATTCCTAAATCAAAATTTAAGACAGATTATAAAGGAAAGAGTGGTGTGGCTTATGAAGTGATTCGACTTGTTAATGGTATTCCCCTTTTCTTAGATCAACATTGCAATAGATTGCTGAATAGTTTGGCTACTGTCGAACCGGGGTTTAAACCCGATAAAGTCCGTTTAGAAAAGAGTATTTTAGAACTTATTTGGAAAAATAATTTTTCCAATACAAATATTCGTATAGACATTTTTGGCGAGAATATTTTAATTTATGGTATTCAGTCTTATTATCCTTCAGAAAAAGATTTTGAGCAAGGTGTTAGGGTTACTTTAACGTCATTAGAGCGTAAGAATCCGAAAGAAAAAATTTATCGTGAACTTTGGAAAAAAGATGTAGAACAAAGAATTGCGGATGCCAAGGTTTTTGAATTGCTTTTGGTAAATAAACAAGGTTTAATAACGGAGGGGAGTCGTTCAAATGTGTTCTTTATTCGTGATAATATCTTGTTTTCTCCTGATGAATCACTAATTCTTCCCGGAATTACACGATCAGAAATAATGAAAGTTGCAAAAGTATTAGGTCTTTTGGTTGAGCATGCAAAAATAGATAAGGCTAATCTTTTATCTTTTGATGCTGCATTTTTATGTGGCACTTCTATTAAAATATTACCAATAGCAGAAATAGATGAATTATCATTTAATGTTAATAATACTTTACTGCGGAAAATACAATTAGCTTTTAATGAGCATTTTGAGAAAGAATATAGAAAGTCAATTAAGAAATGGGGAAAATAA